Within Salvia splendens isolate huo1 chromosome 21, SspV2, whole genome shotgun sequence, the genomic segment AAatttagattttaaatttttgataaaattataacGAATCAAAAGTGAAGTGTACCGGaataatattctaatttatgtGAAAAGTTTTtgatatactagtagtatataccAATGAAACTCTATTTCTGTAGTACGACTTGACATATAAGTTGTCGGCCACGTCTTTAAATTCTCCTACAAGGACTACTTCCTATCCATATAAGATTAAACAATTTGATCTTGGtgtatattattattgttaataTCAGGAATATAATATGCTATAATAATTACAAGAAAAGTGCAGTATAACTTTAGACGGGAGAGAAGTAAATATGAAATTAGTGTTTTACCATATTCATTTAATCTTAAGTTTTTCTTTCCCAAAAAAAGTGATTGGGTACATCGCTCTTTCTTTGTTTCTCAATCTTCAATTTGGGTTTGATTCACACCTTAATAACTTCATGTTACACTCATGTATGGCGTGTTCATCTTTGACTGTTTGAATTCTTCATCCATAGTTTTAATCGCATTCTAATGTCTCAATCTTAATTCTATTATTAAATCACAATAATGATTACTATAATCAACCTGAAATTTGAGCATCCGCAGCTTCTAATCTGTGTGTTATTTAGCATATTCTTTGTAGTTGCATAAATGTGAGATAAAGATATTAAAGTGAGACGGCCACTAAAGTTtgaacttaaaaataaaatccatGGTAACATACATGCTTTATTATTCATTATAGTTTAAGTAAACATACATATATGATATATATACCACTTAAGATCTCACGATGGCGgagtggtggtggcggtggcggtggcggtggccgGAAACAGAGTCAAGTCGAGTCGAGTAATGTAGGGTGAGATCAAAGAACCACAATACAGATAGTGGCTAAGTTTGTTGCAACATGTAACATATGAAACATCTGCATCATAGTAATGTGCAACAGCTTTCCCCTCCAAATTAACCGCTATAGTCCCTCCATTTCTCTCCGTCTTAGGCCGCAATCCGTACTTGTCTAGCGTCACTATCACCTTTCTAATCCACGGACGTTGTCGTAGCATCTTCGAAAAACTCGAATCCTAtccaaatcaataaataaaCATGCATGAGTAGTCACAGAATCTCATCAGTACATGTCAcatgtatacatatataaataaatatattactgTGGCTAGTGCAATCCAATAGAGTCCGTGGCCGTCGTATCGGATGTTGTCGGGCAATCCGGGCAGATTATCAATGAATATTTCGACGGACCCTGCCTGGGGGCCTTGGATATAGTACTTCTTGCACCTCATCCTGCATTTAAAATAAACCggatttattttattcatcaaaatttcctaatatatatttttgcccctcttAAATTGAATTCCTGGCTCCGTCCCTATATGCAATGAGAGAAACTTACATTACAGTTTCACAGACAATGACAAAAGTGTGATCAGCGGAGAGGGTGACACCATTAGCAAAGTAGAGGTCTTTCAACAGAATTGTTGTTTTTTTGGTTGATGGATCATAGCTCAAGAATCTACCGTGAGGTCTGCCTTCCATCAATTCTAAGAAGGCGTGGTCGACGTCGTATTTGTAGGAGGCATCGGTGAAGTAGAGCTTGCCGTCAGGGCCGATATCGACCGCATCGGTAAACTTGAATTTGAGGCCTTCAGCCTCATCAGTTAATACTTGTATTGCACCATCTCTACTTATGTTTAGTAGTCCCTGTAATCACAGTCACGAAGACATGATTTTTTTGGGATCGAATTTCAGATTgagagattgaatctcatgattgaatatgtttatgtttggttcatgataTTGAACAGTAATTTACAAGATAAGGAGCCATATTCACCGTCtccaacaaaaataaattaaattaaagaaaaaagtaGTAAGCAATAATTAGCAAGTGTATacccatatatatttaaattatcttGCCAACCAAATAACTTTTTTCCATTGAATTAATCTTCATTTATTTCGTATTGTATCATATTAGAGTGTTATCAAAACAACTGAACACCACCTTAATGGGAAGTCATTTGAAAATTGCTATACTAATCACTTTAAATACAGTGTATAATTTTTGTCTAAAGAGATGACATTAAAGATAATAATTCTAGATTTAACTGTTAAGATTTCCGAATGATAATACACGTCAGCTGAATATCTGGTGGAATATTTTAGGATATTTTAGAGTTGAGTGCACAATCTTTTATGGCTGATATTAAATGGGCAAAAtccaaatatatttatttattggtgAAAAGGAATTATGTTTCAAGATAATCTGAATACGACTTAATTGTATGAAATGAgaatagtatttaattatttattttaatatttataaataattttaaaaaaataaactatatgtattttacaaaattaaaatgaaaatcaaTCTAAAATTATCTAgtgatatttataataaaacaaagagtaaaggccaataCTGGCCCTAAACATATaaccattttacgattttgatcataaattttatcttttgaattttttctgaACATTTCAAattggatcacaattggtcctggACTAACTTTTTCTGTCAATATTAACAGTCAACGGGATtaatcccgattttgaccaatTAAAGTGTTAATTGTGATTACTTACACCCCTAATATTATCCTTAATTATATTAGTCCTAGAGC encodes:
- the LOC121783886 gene encoding protein STRICTOSIDINE SYNTHASE-LIKE 7-like isoform X2, encoding MLLERFRGRRLVMSEIEGGMGPEMELAPAEKFWRKRRWPMLGERVPVRRRSEMTWRAERSQVTPFHQQMLVLLGLQDSKADWGSSVMEALIESRAVSFENKGLLNISRDGAIQVLTDEAEGLKFKFTDAVDIGPDGKLYFTDASYKYDVDHAFLELMEGRPHGRFLSYDPSTKKTTILLKDLYFANGVTLSADHTFVIVCETVMMRCKKYYIQGPQAGSVEIFIDNLPGLPDNIRYDGHGLYWIALATDSSFSKMLRQRPWIRKVIVTLDKYGLRPKTERNGGTIAVNLEGKAVAHYYDADVSYVTCCNKLSHYLYCGSLISPYITRLDLTLFPATATATATTTPPS
- the LOC121783886 gene encoding protein STRICTOSIDINE SYNTHASE-LIKE 5-like isoform X1, producing the protein MASIVPLPYAVAAVAVLAAALLYSFATFDPAVFPEHELALVAPKQNDRMLSGSERIGEGELVSPEDIAYDPQTGLIYTGGEDGWISKVAFKDSAAQSVVEKWVNTGGRPLGIAHGLHGEVIVADAFKGLLNISRDGAIQVLTDEAEGLKFKFTDAVDIGPDGKLYFTDASYKYDVDHAFLELMEGRPHGRFLSYDPSTKKTTILLKDLYFANGVTLSADHTFVIVCETVMMRCKKYYIQGPQAGSVEIFIDNLPGLPDNIRYDGHGLYWIALATDSSFSKMLRQRPWIRKVIVTLDKYGLRPKTERNGGTIAVNLEGKAVAHYYDADVSYVTCCNKLSHYLYCGSLISPYITRLDLTLFPATATATATTTPPS